From a single Microcoleus sp. FACHB-672 genomic region:
- a CDS encoding CDP-alcohol phosphatidyltransferase family protein: MNSIPAALVVFRFLIGPFLLWDALDGQTSIWFIAGFVAAFLSDIFDGIIARRLKISTAGLRQADSWADLCLYACVFSSAWLVHKDLVIAFRIPLLSVVFAQLMWWIVNFLKYGKPASYHTYSAKIWGITLFIATIAWFGFDYAGITLWLAIIVGIIHSLEEIAMTLILPIWKHDVLSIHHAINLRHELNSPSPTTES; encoded by the coding sequence ATGAATTCCATTCCTGCCGCACTGGTTGTTTTCCGCTTTCTAATTGGCCCATTTCTGCTTTGGGATGCACTTGATGGTCAAACAAGCATTTGGTTTATTGCCGGCTTCGTGGCAGCCTTTCTATCAGATATCTTTGATGGCATCATTGCCAGACGCCTCAAAATCAGCACAGCCGGCTTACGTCAGGCGGATAGTTGGGCCGATCTTTGCCTTTATGCCTGCGTATTTAGTAGCGCATGGTTAGTACACAAAGATTTAGTCATAGCCTTCCGCATTCCATTGCTAAGCGTAGTTTTTGCACAGTTAATGTGGTGGATCGTTAACTTTCTCAAATACGGCAAACCTGCTAGCTACCACACCTACTCAGCCAAAATTTGGGGCATCACTCTTTTCATTGCAACAATTGCTTGGTTCGGCTTTGATTACGCAGGAATTACCCTTTGGCTTGCCATCATTGTTGGCATTATCCATAGCTTAGAAGAAATAGCCATGACCCTAATTTTACCCATCTGGAAACATGACGTTCTAAGTATCCACCACGCCATTAACTTACGCCATGAACTAAACTCTCCATCCCCAACAACAGAAAGCTAA
- a CDS encoding NADH-quinone oxidoreductase subunit M, with protein MLSTLIWLPVVGAAIVGLLPGNLNANRVRFIAVAIASAILLWTFWLGSQFSLTVSGLQFQEYLPWIPQLGLSYNLGVDGLSFPLLALSGLLTWVAIYGNGEGIERPRLYYSLIFLVNASIAGAFAAQNLLLFVLFYELELIPLYLLIAIWGGSKRGYAGMKFLIYTAVSGILILAAFLGMTWLSDSTSFDFEAILTQGLPLRTQLILLTLLLIGFGIKIPLVPLHTWLPDAYVEASPPIAILLGGILAKLGAYGLVRFGLQLFPETWTIVAPGLSIIGVVSVLYGALSAIAQKDIKRMVAYSSIGHMGYILVAAAAGTPLSLLGCVSQMVAHGLILAILFYLVGVIEDKVGTRELDLLNGLMNPIRGLPLVSGLLILGGMASAGIPGLVGFIAEFLVFQGSFPVFPVPTLLCVIASGLTAVYFVILLNRTCFGKLDNNLAYYPKIKWPERIPALVLAVTIILLGIQPNWLVRWSEPTTTAMVAAISNNSHQEIAINAHPEK; from the coding sequence ATGCTTAGCACGCTGATCTGGCTGCCCGTAGTGGGTGCTGCTATTGTCGGATTGTTACCGGGAAACCTCAATGCAAATCGGGTGCGTTTTATCGCAGTAGCAATCGCTTCTGCTATCCTATTGTGGACTTTCTGGTTGGGAAGTCAGTTTAGTTTAACCGTTTCCGGGCTGCAATTTCAGGAGTATTTACCCTGGATTCCTCAATTAGGTTTGAGCTACAACTTAGGGGTTGATGGCTTATCTTTTCCGTTGCTGGCTTTAAGCGGACTGCTGACCTGGGTTGCTATTTACGGTAATGGCGAAGGCATAGAACGTCCCCGGCTTTACTATTCTTTGATTTTTCTTGTCAATGCCAGCATTGCTGGGGCTTTTGCCGCTCAAAATTTGTTGTTGTTTGTTTTATTTTACGAGTTGGAATTAATTCCCCTATATCTTTTGATTGCGATTTGGGGCGGTTCCAAACGCGGCTATGCCGGCATGAAATTTCTCATCTACACAGCCGTATCGGGAATTTTAATTCTCGCAGCATTTTTGGGGATGACTTGGCTGAGTGACTCTACCAGTTTTGATTTTGAGGCAATCCTCACCCAAGGATTACCTTTAAGGACACAACTGATCCTGCTGACCCTTCTGCTAATCGGTTTTGGCATCAAAATTCCACTGGTTCCCCTGCATACCTGGTTGCCTGATGCTTATGTTGAAGCTTCGCCGCCAATAGCAATTCTTCTCGGTGGAATTCTCGCCAAGTTAGGCGCTTATGGATTAGTTCGGTTTGGATTGCAACTGTTTCCTGAAACTTGGACAATTGTAGCACCAGGGCTATCAATTATTGGAGTCGTTAGTGTTCTTTATGGCGCACTCAGCGCGATTGCTCAAAAAGACATCAAACGCATGGTGGCTTACAGTTCCATCGGCCACATGGGCTATATTTTAGTCGCTGCGGCTGCCGGCACTCCCCTTAGCCTTCTCGGATGTGTTTCCCAAATGGTTGCCCACGGTTTAATTCTGGCAATTCTCTTTTACTTGGTTGGCGTTATTGAGGACAAAGTCGGCACCCGCGAATTAGATTTGCTCAACGGCTTAATGAATCCCATTCGCGGTTTACCGCTAGTGAGTGGATTGTTAATTTTAGGAGGAATGGCGAGTGCCGGCATCCCTGGACTCGTCGGGTTTATCGCAGAATTTCTCGTCTTTCAAGGCAGTTTCCCCGTCTTTCCCGTACCCACACTTTTGTGCGTTATTGCCTCCGGTTTAACCGCCGTCTACTTTGTCATTTTGCTGAACCGTACTTGCTTTGGGAAACTGGATAACAACTTGGCTTACTATCCCAAAATTAAATGGCCAGAACGCATTCCAGCTTTAGTGTTAGCTGTTACCATTATCTTACTAGGAATTCAACCGAATTGGTTAGTACGCTGGAGTGAACCCACAACCACAGCAATGGTTGCAGCGATTTCAAATAATAGCCATCAAGAAATCGCCATAAACGCTCACCCAGAAAAGTAA
- a CDS encoding carbonic anhydrase, whose protein sequence is MTRKAKTNNLSRRNLIKLGAGAVGTGVLAAQLGSKLTFPEPAVAQKTDLTPDQSLEKLMEGNQRFVNKKRQSPNQDFERLAEVAKGQKPFAAILGCADSRFPSEIIFDQGLGDLFVCRVAGNVATPEEIGSLEFGSLVLGTKVIVVVGHKRCGAVEATIKGAQVPGQIASLLDAIKPAVEETEGKSGDRLENASKANVMLQAERLKSSPVISQLIQENKLKVVGAYYDLDTGVVSLVS, encoded by the coding sequence ATGACTAGAAAGGCTAAGACGAACAATTTGTCAAGAAGAAATTTAATTAAGTTAGGTGCCGGGGCCGTCGGCACCGGGGTCTTAGCTGCTCAACTGGGTTCCAAATTGACCTTTCCAGAGCCGGCAGTCGCACAAAAAACTGACTTAACTCCCGATCAGTCTCTGGAAAAGTTAATGGAAGGAAACCAACGTTTTGTTAACAAAAAACGCCAAAGCCCCAACCAAGACTTTGAACGCCTTGCAGAAGTTGCAAAAGGTCAAAAGCCGTTTGCCGCAATTCTTGGCTGTGCGGATTCCCGGTTCCCTTCAGAAATTATTTTTGACCAAGGATTAGGCGATTTATTTGTCTGCCGCGTGGCAGGTAATGTTGCCACACCAGAGGAAATTGGCAGTCTAGAATTTGGCAGCTTAGTCTTAGGAACAAAAGTGATTGTAGTAGTCGGCCATAAAAGATGTGGAGCCGTAGAAGCAACGATCAAAGGCGCTCAAGTTCCCGGTCAAATAGCTAGCTTGCTTGATGCAATTAAACCAGCAGTAGAAGAGACTGAAGGAAAATCTGGTGATCGGCTAGAAAATGCCAGTAAGGCAAATGTGATGCTTCAAGCTGAGCGACTGAAATCATCTCCTGTTATTTCTCAGTTAATTCAAGAAAACAAACTGAAAGTTGTGGGCGCTTATTATGATTTAGATACGGGGGTTGTAAGTCTAGTTAGTTAG